The following proteins are co-located in the Leptospira weilii genome:
- the obgE gene encoding GTPase ObgE: MESFVDEVAIEVFAGHGGAGSVHFRREKYVEFGGPDGGDGGTGGNVIIRPNLSMYTLDKYLSKRKFKAEAGFPGVGDNCSGKKGEDLILFVPLGTQIYDEETGDLLFDFVSETQEFVVVRGGRGGKGNTHFKSSTNQTPRFAQPGEEGEYKFLRLSLKLLADVGIVGLPNAGKSTLISKITDAHPKIAGYAFTTLSPNLGVVKRRGDIFRFTIADIPGIIEGASMGIGLGLSFLRHIERVKGILYLFDASSLDIEEDLKMLRNELFTYNQELLNRPYLIVLNKIDIWDDPEFTKDIISKVTHLGKVIAISADKETNLEKLLEAMDEAFFKDEIEKVLKSTKEPKSISSNESDILDSFENPKEIKE; the protein is encoded by the coding sequence ATGGAATCCTTTGTAGACGAAGTCGCAATCGAAGTGTTCGCAGGTCACGGCGGAGCCGGTTCCGTCCATTTCCGGAGGGAGAAATACGTCGAGTTCGGCGGCCCCGACGGAGGAGACGGAGGAACCGGAGGCAACGTAATCATTCGCCCGAACCTTTCCATGTATACCTTGGACAAATATCTTTCCAAAAGGAAGTTCAAAGCGGAAGCGGGTTTTCCCGGAGTAGGCGATAACTGTTCCGGTAAAAAAGGAGAAGACCTAATTCTATTCGTTCCTCTAGGAACTCAAATCTACGACGAGGAAACCGGAGATCTTCTTTTTGATTTCGTATCCGAAACGCAAGAGTTCGTAGTCGTTCGAGGCGGTCGAGGCGGCAAAGGAAATACTCATTTTAAATCCTCCACCAATCAAACTCCCCGTTTCGCACAACCTGGTGAAGAGGGAGAATATAAATTTTTACGCCTTTCTCTTAAACTTTTAGCCGACGTCGGAATCGTAGGTCTTCCAAACGCGGGTAAATCCACGCTGATCTCGAAAATCACGGACGCCCACCCTAAAATAGCAGGCTATGCGTTCACAACCCTTTCTCCGAATCTCGGCGTTGTTAAACGAAGAGGCGATATCTTTCGTTTTACGATCGCGGATATCCCCGGCATCATCGAAGGCGCGAGTATGGGAATCGGACTCGGTCTTTCTTTTCTACGTCACATAGAACGAGTCAAAGGAATTTTGTATCTTTTCGACGCTTCTTCTCTGGATATTGAGGAAGATTTGAAGATGCTTCGGAACGAACTTTTCACATACAATCAGGAGCTGCTCAACCGACCTTATCTTATCGTACTAAACAAAATCGATATTTGGGATGATCCCGAATTTACGAAGGATATAATCTCCAAAGTTACTCATCTCGGCAAAGTGATCGCGATCTCCGCGGACAAAGAGACAAATCTGGAAAAACTTTTGGAAGCGATGGACGAGGCTTTTTTTAAGGATGAAATCGAAAAAGTCCTTAAATCAACCAAAGAGCCGAAATCGATTTCTTCAAATGAATCCGATATTTTAGATTCTTTCGAAAACCCGAAGGAAATTAAGGAATGA
- a CDS encoding zinc-dependent alcohol dehydrogenase family protein, producing MKVYEIQNQFGLENLKISERPDPIPGQGEVLVRFRAVSLNYRDYLMAIGKYNPKQKLPLIPLSDGAGEIAQIGPGVTKWKVGDKVCANFAQSWFDGAPEKDMLKNTLGGPLDGTLCEYRVFGEQGLVPIPGHLSFAEASTLPCAALTAYTAIVTHGNIQPGATVVVQGTGGVSIFALQFAKMMGCRVIATSSSKDKLDKVKALGADEVINYNEKTNWDREVRKMTDMKGADLIIEVGGAGTLQKSISSTKPWGTIALIGVLAGGESNNLSLFPILMQGIRIQGIIVGSKRNFEDMNQAIDANKIKPVVDRVYSFEETSKAFDTLKAGKHFGKVCIEIES from the coding sequence ATGAAAGTTTATGAAATTCAAAACCAGTTCGGTCTAGAAAATTTAAAAATCTCCGAACGTCCCGATCCAATTCCAGGACAAGGAGAGGTGCTCGTTCGTTTTAGAGCGGTTTCTTTAAATTATAGGGATTATCTGATGGCAATCGGCAAATACAATCCGAAACAAAAACTCCCCTTGATTCCTCTTTCCGACGGTGCGGGAGAAATTGCCCAAATCGGTCCCGGTGTCACAAAATGGAAGGTAGGTGATAAGGTTTGTGCGAACTTTGCCCAAAGCTGGTTCGACGGAGCTCCGGAAAAAGATATGTTGAAAAATACTCTTGGCGGCCCGTTAGACGGAACTCTATGCGAATATAGAGTTTTCGGAGAACAAGGATTGGTTCCAATACCAGGACATCTTTCCTTTGCCGAAGCCTCTACTCTTCCTTGCGCCGCGCTGACCGCATACACGGCTATCGTAACTCACGGGAACATACAACCCGGAGCGACCGTGGTCGTTCAAGGAACCGGAGGAGTTTCCATATTTGCATTACAATTTGCTAAAATGATGGGATGCAGGGTGATTGCGACTTCTTCCAGCAAAGATAAACTCGACAAAGTAAAAGCCTTAGGCGCGGACGAAGTCATCAACTACAACGAAAAAACGAATTGGGACAGAGAGGTTCGCAAAATGACGGATATGAAAGGCGCCGATCTTATCATCGAAGTAGGAGGCGCCGGTACTTTACAAAAATCGATTTCCAGTACGAAACCCTGGGGAACAATCGCATTGATCGGAGTGTTAGCGGGCGGAGAAAGCAATAATTTATCTTTATTCCCAATACTCATGCAAGGAATCAGGATTCAAGGAATCATCGTGGGAAGTAAAAGAAACTTTGAAGATATGAACCAGGCGATTGATGCGAATAAAATCAAACCGGTTGTGGATCGTGTTTATTCCTTCGAAGAAACTTCCAAAGCCTTCGATACGCTAAAGGCGGGAAAACATTTTGGCAAGGTTTGTATTGAAATTGAATCCTAA
- a CDS encoding SufE family protein → MSSIAGVQKEIVSEFSECTDWQERYQLLIEMGDELGSLPDSVKTPERLVPGCQSRVWIVAEEKDGKIEFQADSDSAITRGMIALLIRVFSGRTREEIKNTPLEFLKEIGLDKHLSMSRRNGLYSMVNILRNS, encoded by the coding sequence ATGAGTAGTATTGCGGGAGTTCAGAAAGAAATCGTGTCCGAATTTTCGGAATGTACAGATTGGCAGGAACGCTATCAGCTTCTAATAGAAATGGGAGACGAACTCGGATCGCTTCCGGATTCTGTAAAAACTCCCGAACGTTTGGTTCCCGGATGTCAGTCTAGAGTTTGGATTGTGGCCGAGGAAAAAGACGGTAAAATAGAATTTCAAGCGGACAGCGATTCGGCGATTACCCGCGGGATGATCGCTCTTCTGATTCGTGTTTTTTCTGGACGCACCAGAGAAGAAATCAAAAATACTCCCCTCGAATTTTTAAAAGAGATCGGTCTTGACAAACATCTTTCGATGTCTAGACGAAACGGTCTCTATTCCATGGTTAATATTCTCCGAAATAGCTGA
- a CDS encoding DUF736 family protein: MAEYALKEKKGCLFNNATKEKETQPDYTGKVFLEGKTYRLAGWIRKSATGKNYLSLSLSEPNLEKKSEKNSTVVETDGNDFTDIEEDFPF; the protein is encoded by the coding sequence ATGGCCGAATACGCACTCAAAGAAAAAAAAGGATGTCTTTTCAACAACGCAACCAAGGAAAAGGAAACTCAACCGGATTATACGGGTAAGGTGTTCTTAGAAGGAAAAACGTATCGACTTGCGGGATGGATTCGCAAATCCGCGACTGGAAAAAATTATCTTTCTCTAAGTCTTTCGGAACCGAATCTCGAAAAAAAATCCGAAAAAAATTCCACGGTCGTCGAAACGGACGGAAACGACTTTACGGATATAGAAGAAGATTTTCCGTTTTGA
- the rplU gene encoding 50S ribosomal protein L21 yields MYAIISVGNRQYKVTQDQEFLTEKTGKNTGESFDAKVLLFAESSNKVHIGQPELKTARVSLKVLEDVKGDKIHAYVYKRRKNYQKAWGHRQKLQKVKVVSLSAV; encoded by the coding sequence ATGTACGCTATTATTTCAGTTGGAAACAGACAATATAAGGTGACCCAGGATCAGGAATTTCTGACCGAAAAAACCGGCAAAAATACGGGGGAATCCTTTGATGCGAAAGTTCTTCTTTTTGCGGAATCTAGCAATAAAGTTCATATCGGACAACCAGAGCTGAAAACGGCTCGAGTTTCTTTAAAAGTTCTCGAAGACGTAAAAGGCGATAAAATTCACGCCTATGTTTACAAAAGAAGAAAGAACTATCAAAAAGCTTGGGGCCACAGACAAAAGCTCCAAAAAGTAAAAGTCGTTTCTCTTTCCGCAGTTTGA
- the rpmA gene encoding 50S ribosomal protein L27, with protein MAHKKGGGSSKNGRDSNSQRLGVKRFGGESVLAGNILVRQRGTKFRPGNNVGLGKDHTLFALVHGKVKFEMVSKLKMQVSVYPE; from the coding sequence ATGGCACATAAGAAAGGTGGCGGATCTTCTAAGAACGGTCGGGATTCCAATTCTCAGAGACTCGGAGTAAAACGTTTCGGAGGAGAATCCGTCCTTGCGGGAAATATTCTTGTTCGTCAAAGAGGAACTAAATTCCGTCCCGGCAATAACGTCGGTCTCGGAAAGGATCACACTCTTTTTGCTCTCGTTCACGGAAAAGTGAAGTTCGAGATGGTTTCCAAATTGAAAATGCAAGTATCCGTTTACCCGGAATAA
- a CDS encoding ribosomal-processing cysteine protease Prp, which produces MIRIRIIHNGKFYSSLESEGHSPTSLGKKGENLLCSAVSVLVQTLYLHLLQSGKARPAEIRDGYLRFEVLAEQDALIQNSFDLILSGLKNLKDQYPKEIELIGVPENGT; this is translated from the coding sequence TTGATCCGAATTCGGATTATTCATAACGGAAAGTTTTATTCTTCCTTAGAAAGCGAGGGGCATTCCCCTACTTCCTTGGGGAAAAAAGGCGAGAATCTTCTCTGCTCTGCCGTCTCAGTTCTGGTTCAGACCTTATATCTGCACCTCCTCCAATCCGGCAAAGCAAGACCCGCTGAAATTCGTGATGGATACCTTCGATTCGAGGTTCTTGCCGAACAGGACGCATTGATACAAAATAGTTTTGATTTGATTCTTTCCGGGTTAAAAAATCTGAAAGATCAATATCCGAAAGAAATTGAACTGATAGGAGTACCAGAAAATGGCACATAA
- a CDS encoding TPM domain-containing protein: MINKYIIERSNFQRVWIHWLESLFSFATDKSESYRFKKYFRREDLQRIESAVSNSETRHQGEIKIILENSLPVSRVIKGLDAKQRAMELFSKKRVWDTEKNTGILIYVQLTDRKIELLADRGIYKKIGQPALDEICERMQSGFRSGNYSGSVLSAIEEFTRLLQKYFPSEKQNPNELSNRPEVM; this comes from the coding sequence ATGATAAATAAATATATAATCGAGCGATCAAATTTTCAAAGGGTTTGGATTCATTGGCTGGAATCCCTTTTTTCCTTTGCGACGGATAAATCAGAATCTTATAGGTTTAAAAAGTATTTCCGTCGGGAGGACCTTCAAAGGATAGAATCCGCGGTTTCCAATTCGGAAACGCGCCACCAAGGCGAAATTAAAATCATTTTAGAAAATAGCCTTCCGGTTTCACGAGTGATAAAAGGCCTTGATGCGAAACAAAGAGCGATGGAACTCTTTTCCAAAAAAAGGGTTTGGGACACGGAAAAAAACACCGGAATTCTTATCTATGTCCAATTGACCGATCGTAAAATCGAACTTTTGGCAGATCGAGGAATTTACAAAAAGATCGGACAGCCTGCGTTAGATGAAATTTGTGAACGAATGCAAAGCGGTTTTCGTTCAGGAAATTATTCGGGGAGCGTTCTTTCCGCAATTGAAGAATTCACGCGGCTTCTTCAAAAATATTTTCCTTCCGAAAAACAAAATCCGAACGAACTGTCTAATCGACCGGAAGTGATGTAA